A region from the Candidatus Electrothrix scaldis genome encodes:
- a CDS encoding branched-chain amino acid ABC transporter permease: MDYFLQNLINALQWGSFYAVISIGYSMVYGVLMLFNFAHGDIFMVGTYIGFGIATLLLALFGAIMPGWAIFLLTVAVTMFLTAWVGVFVEVVGYRPLRGAPRASAAITGLMIGIIFETGNLIILGAKRLSFPSLIESVSYNIGGVYFTNVKVLIIVVSLILMLALHTFIQKSKWGMAMRAMSYDFQAVPLMGISINILAPLTFAVGAGLASVAGVLYGQAYPVLDPYMGILLGWKAFVAAILGGRGSIMGAALAGYLLGAIEIFTAMVFPSTFRDLISYTIILIILTFRPRGFFGMAHSTQLRL; this comes from the coding sequence ATGGATTATTTCCTCCAGAATCTCATCAACGCCCTGCAATGGGGAAGCTTTTACGCCGTTATCTCTATCGGCTACTCAATGGTCTACGGCGTCCTGATGCTGTTCAACTTTGCGCATGGGGATATTTTTATGGTGGGGACCTATATAGGTTTCGGGATTGCCACTCTGCTCTTAGCGCTGTTCGGCGCCATAATGCCAGGCTGGGCAATCTTCCTGCTGACTGTTGCCGTGACCATGTTTCTCACCGCCTGGGTTGGTGTTTTTGTTGAAGTGGTGGGCTATCGCCCTTTACGGGGAGCCCCCAGGGCCTCTGCTGCTATCACAGGTTTGATGATCGGCATCATCTTTGAGACAGGAAACCTGATTATCCTCGGCGCCAAGCGGCTCAGTTTCCCCAGCCTCATCGAATCGGTGAGCTACAATATAGGAGGAGTATATTTCACCAACGTGAAGGTACTGATTATTGTCGTCTCCCTGATCCTCATGCTCGCTTTGCATACCTTTATTCAAAAGAGCAAATGGGGAATGGCGATGCGTGCCATGTCCTATGATTTTCAGGCGGTGCCCTTGATGGGTATTTCCATCAACATCCTTGCACCGTTAACCTTTGCTGTTGGAGCTGGACTCGCCTCGGTGGCTGGTGTCTTATACGGGCAGGCCTATCCGGTGCTGGACCCCTACATGGGCATCCTCCTTGGCTGGAAGGCCTTTGTAGCGGCAATTCTCGGCGGTAGGGGCTCTATTATGGGGGCAGCTCTTGCCGGGTATCTCCTGGGAGCAATCGAGATATTTACAGCGATGGTCTTTCCTTCGACCTTCCGGGATCTCATTTCCTACACCATCATCCTGATTATCCTGACCTTCCGACCACGGGGATTTTTCGGTATGGCGCATAGCACCCAGCTCAGGTTGTAA